The nucleotide window ATGCATGTCGTGATATTTCCTTTGAGTTGTATCGGGGTGAAATATTAGGTATCGTTGGCGAAAGTGGTAGTGGTAAATCAACGTTAATGAAGAGCTTATATTTTGATGAGCCTATTACGAGAGGTGTTGGTTTACTTGCAGATTTTGAGAATGGCACGGCGAATATTTTTGAGCAATCGCGCCAGCAGCAACGCCTTATTCGCAATACCATTCTTGGCATGGTATATCAAAACCCGATGCTCGGCTTAAATATGGAGTTTTCCTCAATGAGCAATATTGCGGAGAAGCAAATTGCAGCAGGTAATCGCCATGTGCACAATATGGAGCAACGAAGCTTAGAGCTATTAGAGCATGTTAATATTCCGCTTTTTCGCAGTAAGGAAGCGCCAAAAAATTTCTCAGGTGGTATGCAGCAACGCGTGCAAATAGCGAAGGCATTATCGAATAATCCACCTGTGTTATTGCTAGATGAGGTAACGACAGGCTTAGATTTATCAGTACAGGCGGATGTATTGGATTTAATTAAATCAATTCAACGTGAATTAAATATTTCGATGATTGTCGTGTCACACGATTTAGCGGTGATTCGCATGTTAGCAGACCGCACAATTGTGATGCTAAATGGTCAAATTATTGAGCATGGCTTAACGGATCAAGTGCTAGAAGACCCGCAGCATGCTTATACACAACAATTAGTGTACTCATTATTATAAGGGGGCTTTCCATGTTTGCCATTGTGAACGGAGTAATTGTAACAGAGCAGCAATTTTTATATGACTATGTTGTCTTCATTGAGGGGACAACAATTCAGCAAATTGTCCATCAATCAGAGGCACAATTGGATGGGGTAGAGACGATTGATGCAAATGGTGGTTATGTGTCGCCAGGCTTTGTCGATATTCATTCGGACTATATTGAAACAATTGTGAGTCCGCGTCCGAATTCAGTAATGAATATGAATATCGGCTTGCGTGAGAGTGAGCGCATTTTAATGACACATGGCATTACAACAATTTTCCATTCATTGTCATACTACGGCGATGATAAATATTCACATAAAGCGATTCGCAATCCAGAAAATGTACAGAAGTGTGTTGATGCAATTAGTGCATCACATGACGAGCCACATTTAATTCGCCATCGTCTACATGCACGCTTTGAAATTGATTCAGTGGATCAATTGCAGCAGCTAGAGGAAAATATTTTAGATGGTAAAGTGCATTTGCTGTCATTTATGGATCATACGCCAGGGCAAGGGCAGTATCGCAACTTAGAAATTTATAAAGACATTATGCGCGGCTATCGCACAATGACAGATTACGAGGCAGATACGTTAATTAAAGAACAAATTGATAAGGAAAAAATTACGCTAGAAGATATTGAGCGTCTAAGCCGTCTAGCAATTTCACGCAATATTGCTGTTGCCTCACATGATGATGACGATGTACAAAAGCTCGCACTTGTGCAGTCCTACGGTACGACAATTAGCGAGTTTCCGATTACATTAGATGTGGCGAAGGAAGCGAAAAGATTAGGGCTACAAACAATTGCAGGTGCACCGAATATTTTATTAGGCGGCTCCCATACAGGTAATTTAAGTGCAGCAGAGGCAGTTCAAGCGCATGTCATTGATATTATTTGCAGCGATTATTATCCACCAGCTATGCTACACGGTATTTTCGAGCTAGCCAATAAATATGAAGAGGATTTGCATGCTTTATTCCAGCTTGTCACAATCAATCCAGCGAGGGCAGTAAATATGGCACATGAAATTGGCTCCATCACAGTAGGGAAAAAGGCAGACATAATTATTATTGAACAAATGGCAGATGGTTACCCTGTTGTAACTTCAACGATTGTTGACGGTAAAGTCATTTTACAAACAAATTATCGATAAGGAGGTGTGGGGATGATTAGCGTAGAAAATTTGCAAAAAAGCTTCACGATTCATCATTTAAATAAAACATTGCCTGCATTGCAAGGCATTTCATTTGATGTATCTGAAGGCAGATTTTTAGGGATTGTTGGTAAGAGTGGTAGTGGTAAATCAACGATTTTAAAGAGTATTTATCGCACATATGAGCCACAAATGGGCAAGATTTTATTTCAATCTGAGGTGTTTGGTACGATTGATTTAGTACGAGCGACACCGCGCGAAGTTGTTTATTTACGCAAGCATGAAATCGGCTACGTATCGCAATTTTTAAATGTTATGCCACGTACAACGGCATTGGAGCTAGTAGAGCAATCATTGCTTGATTTAGGCGTATCAAAGTCAGAGGCAACGGTGAAGGCACAGGAAGCGCTGCGCCATTTTGATATCGATGAGGCGCTGTGGAATAGTTATCCTAATATGTTTTCAGGCGGTGAAAAGCTGCGCTTAAATATCGCCTGCGCAGTGGTTAAGGAACCGCGTTTATTGCTGTTGGATGAGCCGACAGCGAGCCTTGATCAATCGTCCAAATTAAAGGTACGTGAGGCGATAGAAAAGCTGAAGATGAATGGCACAACGTTAATCGGTATTTTTCATGATTTAGAGTTTATGGAAGGCTTATGTGATAACGTTTTTGAAATGGCGAAAGTACAGGAGAGGGAGTTAGTATGATGAAGGTTGATTTGCATATGCATAGCACATATTCAGATGGCTCCACTACATTAGAAGAGCTATTTCAGCAAGCAAAGGCAGCTGGCTTAACGCATATTAGTGTTGTTGATCATGATACGCTTGACCATGTTGAAGAAGGGCAGCAGCTTGCGCAAAAATACGCACTTCATTTTATTCCTGGCATTGAAATTTCCGCATATGATTTTGAGCGTGGACGCAAGGTGCATATGCTTGGCTATCAATTGCATGGGGAATGTGCGCATATTCGTCAGCTATGTCAACCATTGTTGACACGTCGCCATGAGCATACACTCTGGCAATTGCGCCAAATACAGGAGGCTGGCTTTGCGGTTACAGAGGAGCAAGCATGCGAGCGTATTTCTAAAGCTGGTGTGCTTTACAAGCAGCATATTATGGCTGCTTTAACGACAACTGCTTTTGATTCGAAGGATTATCAAACATTATATAAGTCATTGTTTAAAAATAACGGTGTAGCAGCAAGTGATATTCGTTATGTCGATGCCTTTGATGCGTTGCATGCGATTAAGGCAGATGGAGGAATTGCAGTTTTAGCACATCCAGGACAGCTCGATTCCTATGATATTGCTGAGCAACTAATTGCGGAAGGGCTGGATGGCATTGAGCTTGTACATCCAGACCATAACGAACATGATTATGAACGTATTGTAATGATGGCTAACAAGCATGGATTATTGATGACAGGTGGCTCTGATTTCCATGGTCGATATGGGATAGAAGTGACGCTTGGTAAGCATATTATGCAGCATTTACACATCCCAAGCTTTGTAAATGCTTAGTTAATGATTATTAAGAAATAGCATAACTACTTTTATTATTGGTGAATTATGATTAAATGTTGCATGTAGAGCAAGTCTACTAAATTTTGAGCAGAAAAAAGGAGAGTAACATGAGCAAAAAATTGGTTTTACTAATGACAATGATTTTATGTGCAATTTTTCTAGCTGCTTGTAATTCAGAGGAAGGTGCAGCAAATGCTAAAATGAATGATCCATTAGTGATGGTTTGGTATCCAAATGAATCTGGCTCTGAAATGGCAGGCGCACGCGATGCATTTGGCAAAATCTTTGAGGAAGCAACAGGTCGCAAAGTCGAGCAAAAATTAACGACAGATTATGCGATTGCTATTGAATCGATTGCAAGTGGCAATGCACAAGTCGCATTCATGGGCCCGCAAGGCTATATTGAAGCGAACAATAAAAGCGCAGATGTGCAACCAATTGTTGTGCCTTCTGGTAGTTCAGGAACATTAGAAGACGCAGTTTATTATAGCTGGTTAGCAGTACCAAAGGATAAAGCGGATGAATATAAAGTAAATGGCGAATTTGCAATTGATACAATTGCAGGCAAAAAATTCTCATTCGTATCTGCATCGTCGACATCAGGCTTTAAAGTACCATCTAGCTCTATTATTGCTCATTTTACAAAACAAGATGCTTATAAAGCATTAACACAAGACGATTTAATCGAGGCAAATGCGTTATTCCCCGAAGTATTGTTTGGTGATTCTCATCAAGGGTCAGCGGTGAATATGATTATGGAGCGCGCAGATGTGGCGGCTTTCTGTGACACATGTGTTTCAGCATATGTTGACCTAGTAGAAGGAGAAGCGAATACAGCAGGAGCGGTTTACCGTGTCAAAGATGATGCAGCAGCGCCATTTAATAATTTGCCAGGTGAAGAATTTGTATTGATTTCTGCAACGCCTGTATTAAACTCACCATTCGTAGTAAATACGTCTGCGTTGACAGAGGAAGAAATTACGAAATTAACAGAGCTGCTAATTTCTGATGAAACTACAAATGACCCGACAATTTTCGTACCAAAAGATTCAGGAGAGATTGGGCTATTTTATAAATCAGGAGACGAGCGTTTTGTCAAAGTAGAGGATGCTTGGTTTGATCCGATTCGGAAATTATCTGAATAAAGTGAATGAACAGGGTGTCTGAAAAGCTTTTTAGACGCCCTTTTATTGAAAATAGAAAGGGAGAGCATTGATGTCAACAATTACGTTAGAGCGTCCAACAAAGCAAGTGATGATGAAAGAAGCACCTATTGCTACCGAGACAGTATTAGAATTACGCAATATAGCGAAAAGCTATGATATGAAAACACTGATTATTCAAGATATTGATTTGCAGTTAAAGCAAGGTGAATTTGTATCGATTATTGGTCCATCAGGCGCAGGGAAATCAACATTGCTACGTTGCATTAATCGCATGATTGAGCCAACGAGTGGGGACATCCTTTTTGATGGAATGAACATTACGCAATTAAATAAAGCATCATTACGCAAACAGCGTACCAAAATTGGCATGGTGTTTCAGCATTATAATTTAGTTTCGCGTCTAACTGTATTTGAAAATGTATTGCATGGTCGCTTTGGCTATAAATCGACATTGCAAGGTATTTTAGGCCTGTATACAGAGGAAGAAAAAATGCTTGCATTGTCCATTTTAGAAAAGCTTGGTATGAAGGAGCATGTTTATAAGCGCTGCGACCAGTTAAGCGGTGGACAAAAACAGCGTGTTGGTATTGCGCGAGCGCTAGTACAGCAACCGAAATTGCTATTATGTGATGAGCCGATTGCATCGCTTGATCCAAACTCCTCAAAGGTCATTATGGATCATTTAAAGGAAATTTCTCAATCGATGGGCATTACAGTGCTTGTAAATTTACACCAAGTAGATGTAGCGTTGAAATATTCGGATCGTATCATTGGTTTAAATCGCGGCTCGAAATTGTTTGACGATATACCAAAACGCTTAAGCCAAATGGATATTCACGCAATTTACGGCGCAGAAGTCGATGAACTTATTTTTGAATAGGGTTAGGCGGAGGAAACAATGACAACACGCAATTTTTTAAGAATGAAAAAATGGAAGATGACAGGCATTATTATGTTGTTATTAGTAATCACATATGGCTCTTCGATGGTAACAAATTTTAATATATGGCAAGGTGTAAAATCTGTGCCAGGAACGATTACATGGATTATGACTAATTTAATACCGGATGCAGAGGCAATGGCAAATTTACCGAAAGTGTTATCCCGCTTATGGGAAACGATTGTTTTATCGGTCATCGCATCGACAACTGCTGCGGTTTTTGCTTTCTTTTTTGCTATCTTCGGCTCTAAAACGACACAACTGAATCGTCCTTTAGCCTTTTGTACGCGTTTAATTGCTTCGATTTTTCGTAATATTCCTGTTGTAGCATGGGCGCTAGTGCTTGTTATTTCATTTGGTCATAATGTCGTGACAGGCTATTTCGCTCTTTTTATTTCAACATTTGGGACGTTAGTGCGGATGTTTGTAGAAACGATTGATGAAGCAAGCGCAGATGGGGTTGAGGCTTTGAATGCGACAGGTGCTACGTATTTTCAAATGGTTTTTAAAGGTGTTTTACCAGATACAATGCCTCAAATGCTCAGCTGGCTCTTTTATATGATTGAAACGAATATACGCAGTGCCACATTGATTGGTTTATTAACAGGAACGGGCATAGGTTATTTATTCGACCTACACTATAAGCGATTAGACTATGGCACGCTTGGATTAATTACATTATCCATTATTGTTATTGTCATCGCAATTGAGTTTACATCGAATAAAGTAAGGAGGATGATTTTATAATGACACAAGTATCTTTGCTGCAAGGCATTCATATGAAAAATGGCAAAATTAAAACACGCACATTGACAAAGGCGACTGTTACTGTGCGAGCTGTCATTATATTTTTATCGATCTTTACATTCGTCGGCCCTTTTTTATTAAAGTATGCGGCGATTGACTGGCCAACAGCGATTGTCTATACATTAGATAATTTAAAGATGATGTTTTTACAGCCTGCCTTTAATCAAATTACATTTAGTACAGCAATAACGCAAATTTTAATTACCCTCTCCTTAGCTTTTTTGGCAACGATACTGGGGGCAGTTCTGTCCTTTTTCTTAGCGATTAGCACAGCAAAAAATTTAGCACCCGCAAGTCTATCCAATGCAATCATTGCATTTAATTCGGTCATTCGTGCAGTACCGACAGTGCTTTGGGTATTAATTTTTGCTATTGTCGCAGGACTTGGTGCTGTAGCGGCAGTACTTGGGATGATGTTGCATACAATGGCTTATTTAACGAAGGCTTATGCGGAGTCCTTTGAGGAAATTGAGGAGGGTACAATTGAGGCATTGCGCGCAGCTGGTGCCAATTGGTGGCATATTATTTTCCATTGCGTTGTGCCACAATCAGCTTCTTATCTCGTATCATGGACGTTTTTACGCTTTGAAACGAACTATGGTGTTGCGATTGCGATGGGAGCAGCGGCAGCAGCAGGGGGAATCGGCTTTGAGCTCTTTATGTCCTCAAGCTTCTATTATGACTTACATGAGGTCGGTATGATTACGTATTGTGCGCTAATTGTAGCGATTGTGCTAGAAGTAATGGCATTGCAAATAAAAAAGCATTTGACGACACATTAATACGAAAAAAGTGAAACCAGATCGATACGGTTTCACTTTTTTGGCCCTAAAATAATGATTCGCACATAAACGGAGAAGTTTCGCACGTAAGGAATCAAAATTCGAACATTATACGATACTTTTTGCACGTGAGTAGCTAAATTTCGCACATAAAGTGTGTTTTACCAAAAGAACAGTGATGCTAAAGCAATACCTGCGATGGCACCAATTGCGATACCGTAACCAAAGCCAGGGCGTGGTCCCCAGCCCCAATAGCCTAGGCGATAGCCACCGAATCCTCGGTCAGGCTCCAGCCAAACCATTTTGCGATCGACATTTGTAATGCGTCCTACGTGTACACGCCCGTCTGTGTCTGTAATGCGAACTCTTTTCCCTTGATACTGACAGCATAAATCATACATTTCTGCTCTACCCATATTTGTCCCTCCTTTTCCCATGTCATACACCTTAATATATGTAGGAAAAATTGATAGACATAAGTTAGTTGACTATGTAAAATCCCAATATAAAAGCTTTGGCTACCCAATAATTTGGCTAGCCAAAGCTTTTAATTACTACTCGTATATTTATTATCACCGACTAAATAATTTGCATCCTCACTAGCTTTATGAGAAGAAGGGTGGTTTTTTAATCGTTGATTGCGCTTCTCCACATAAATGCCTAGCCCTATGATGAAAGACAATAAAGAAAAGACAAATGCATAAAACATAGTAGTCCTCCTTTAGTTTCCTATTTTCATTTATTATATGGCATTTTCAGAATGATAGCGACCAATAGGAACGATTAAAGGTGTTTTGGAAACTGGATCTTCGATAACTGTGCTTTCTAAATCGAAGGTTTCTTTAATCAATTGGCTAGTCACAATCTCCTTTGGTGCACCCTCTGCAAGCAAGCGCCCATTTTTTAAAGCAAATAGGTAGTCTGCATAGCGGGCGGATAAGTTAATATCATGTAGCACCATAACAATTGTCGTTCCATATTTTAAGTTTAACTCTGTTAATAAATCTAAAATTTCCACTTGGTACGTAATATCTAAAAATGTTGTTGGTTCGTCTAAAAATAAAATATCGGTTTGCTGTGCTAAAGCCATCGCAATCCATACGCGTTGACGCTGACCACCTGATAATTCATCAATATTGCGGTCAGCGAATTCTGTAATTTTCATCATTTCTAAAGCCTCAGCAACAGCCTCATAATCTTGCTTTGACCAGCCTTTAAACAATGTTTGATGAGGAAAGCGTCCACGCCCCACTAAATCAGCCACTGTAATCCCTTCTGGTACGACAGGGGATTGTGGTAAAAGCCCTAATACGCGTGCTAATTGCTTTGGCGGCATTTGATGAATTGACTTACCATCAAGTACAGCTTGCCCGTCTGTTGGCTTAATCAAGCGCGCCATTGTTTTTAACAATGTGGATTTACCACAGCCATTTGCCCCAATAATAATGCTTATTTTATTGCTAGGAATCGCGATGCTAACATCTTCTAAAATGGTTTTATGCTCATAGCCTGATGTGATATGTTCAGCTAGAAGTGTATGTGTTGCTTTCATTATATATCTCCCTTTCGATTGATTCGAATTAACAAGTAAATCAAGTAAGGTGCACCGATGATGCCAGTAATAACACCTACAGGATATCTAGCTGTAAATGCGAATTGACCTATTAAGTCTGCCGCTAATACTAAAATAACACCAATTAAACCAGCTGGCAGTATATTTGAAAAACCAACACCTGCAATTCTTTTCGCAATTGGTCCTGCAAGGAACGAAACAAAGGCAATTGGCCCTGTCGTAGCTGTAGCAAGTGCAATCACTAATACGGAGCAAACAATTAAAATAATGCGTGTTTTATTCGTGTTCACACCAAGCGAAGTAGCTGCATGTTCACCAAGCTCTAGCATTTCTAAACGGTTACTGTAAACGAACAAAATCGGTGTAAACACAATCACAACAAATATTAATGGATAGAGCGTTTCCATTTTTGCGCCGTTTAAGCTCCCACTTAGCCATCTCATAGCAGATGGGATATCATGTGTATTACCAATAATCATTAAATAGGAGATAAAGGCGTTTAGCATCGCTTGAATACCAATACCGATTAAAATTAATCGACCAATGGCAAAAGAAGAGCTTTTAGATAAGACATAAATAATAAGTACTGTAGATAGCCCACCAACAATGGAAGCAAAGGATACAATAATATTACTTGCCTGTAAAACAATGATACAAAATACTGCAGCAGCACTAGAGCCTGCTGTAATACCAATGACATTGGGATTCGCTAAAGGATTGCGCAACATCGTTTGGAAAATATAGCCCCCAACGCCAAATGCAAAGCCTGTAAATACGGCGGCTAGCATTCGTGGTAATCGAATTGTGCTGACAGCAAAGGAGGCCCCTTGTACATCTTCACCTAAAAGAACACGCACTACATCACGAACAGGATAAATCGTATTCCCAAGCATTAGCATCGCACCACAAAGCAGTAGTGAAATAGCAATGAGCACAGAAGTGGTAATGACAAAGCGTCTTTTTCTTTGCTGTCGGCCTTTCATTATGGATTTCAATGTTTCATTCATCATAACGCACGCATTTTCGCTTTCATCGTAATTATAATTAAGATAGGAGCGCCAATAAAGGCTGTTAAAATACCTACCTCCAGCTCACCAGGGCTGCCAAGAAGTCGACCACAAACATCTGAAAATGTCAGAATAATGGCTCCTGTTAAGGCGGACATTGGGATAATTAAGCGTATATCTGGTCCAATCATCAGGCGGACAACATGAGTAGCTAATAGGCCGATAAAACCAATAGGTCCCGCTAATGCTGTAGCAGCACCACATAAAAGAACGCCGCCTAGTGCGGCAAACATCCGCAATGTACCAGTGCGGACGCCTAAGCCTGTTGCAACCTCATCTCCCAGCGCTAAAGCATTTAAGGCAGGGGCCGTGAAGAGGGCAATTAATCCACCAACAATGAGAAATGGAATGAATAACTGAATAGCATCCCAAGTGCTTGCACCAACACTTCCTACTTGCCAAAAGCGGAATTGATCCATGACATTGGAGCGTGGAATCATTACTGCGACAACTAATGAAGATAAAATGGCACTTGTCGCAGCGCCTGCAAGGACAAGCTTTAATGGCGTAGCCCCACTTGCTCCCATTGAGCCTATACCAAAAACAAAAACAGCAGTAAGCATTGAACCTGCTATTGCTAACCATATGTATTGGTTTGCTGAACTAATATTTAAAAAAGCAATACCACAAACGACAAAAAGGGATGCCCCCATGTTGACCCCTAAAATACTTGGGTCTGCAATTGGGTTGCGTGTAACGGATTGCATCAGCGCTCCTGAAACCCCTAGTGCTGCCCCACACATTAAACTGAAAATTGTTCGTACGATTCGTTGTCGCACAACATTGGCTTCGTGGGACTCGACATCAGGATGGAATAATCCATCCATCAGTCCAGTCAAGCCAATTGTACGAGAACCGAAGAGAAGTGAAGCGACAATACAAATTGCAAGTAAAATAATCAGGATGATTAAAATTTTACCTAAATGCTTCGGCATAAATAACTTCTTATTTTCGGTAGCTTGTAACTTATTCATATTATTTTACATTTTTTGCTGCAGCTGAAATTAATGATACGTATTCATCAATTGTATAAGCAATTGATAATGGGCTAGGCGTACCAGCAGCAGCAAGTGGTGTGCCATCGCCAACAACGACAACATTACCTTGTTGAATTGCTGGCACTTTTCCTAAGATTGGGTCAGCCTGTAATGTAGCTAATGTTGAGTCATCGCCATACACAACGAAAATTTCTGTATCAACCAAAGCGTCTGCGTTTTCAGAGCTTAATTCAAGGTAGAAGCTACTCGCATCTGTTACTAAGCTTTGAAGACCTGCTGGGAATTCCATACCTAATTCTTCTAAGAATCCACCGCGTGGATCACCAGGTGTGTAAACATAGAATTTTGATAAATCATTCATCATAAACATAGCAAATGCTGCTTTTTTTCCTTTAAATTCAGGGTGTTCATTCACTTTATCTTGAATTAATTTTTCAGTATCAGCAAGTAATTGCTTTCCTTCTTCTTCCATTCCCATACCTTTAGAGTTTAGGAGAATTTGGTCTTGCCAAGAAGTTACCCAAGGAATGTCCTTATATGCAACTACAGGTGCAATTTGGCTTAATGTGTCGTAGTCCTCTTGGGTGATACCAGAGTATGCAGCAAGAATTACGTCTGGATTAGAGTCAGCAATTGCTTCAAAATCTAAACCATCTGTATCTTGATAAATATTTGGATTTTCTTCACCAAGCTCTTTTACTTTTTCAGCAGTCCAAG belongs to Lysinibacillus louembei and includes:
- a CDS encoding FecCD family ABC transporter permease, with translation MPKHLGKILIILIILLAICIVASLLFGSRTIGLTGLMDGLFHPDVESHEANVVRQRIVRTIFSLMCGAALGVSGALMQSVTRNPIADPSILGVNMGASLFVVCGIAFLNISSANQYIWLAIAGSMLTAVFVFGIGSMGASGATPLKLVLAGAATSAILSSLVVAVMIPRSNVMDQFRFWQVGSVGASTWDAIQLFIPFLIVGGLIALFTAPALNALALGDEVATGLGVRTGTLRMFAALGGVLLCGAATALAGPIGFIGLLATHVVRLMIGPDIRLIIPMSALTGAIILTFSDVCGRLLGSPGELEVGILTAFIGAPILIIITMKAKMRAL
- the phnC gene encoding phosphonate ABC transporter ATP-binding protein — encoded protein: MKEAPIATETVLELRNIAKSYDMKTLIIQDIDLQLKQGEFVSIIGPSGAGKSTLLRCINRMIEPTSGDILFDGMNITQLNKASLRKQRTKIGMVFQHYNLVSRLTVFENVLHGRFGYKSTLQGILGLYTEEEKMLALSILEKLGMKEHVYKRCDQLSGGQKQRVGIARALVQQPKLLLCDEPIASLDPNSSKVIMDHLKEISQSMGITVLVNLHQVDVALKYSDRIIGLNRGSKLFDDIPKRLSQMDIHAIYGAEVDELIFE
- a CDS encoding ABC transporter ATP-binding protein gives rise to the protein MKATHTLLAEHITSGYEHKTILEDVSIAIPSNKISIIIGANGCGKSTLLKTMARLIKPTDGQAVLDGKSIHQMPPKQLARVLGLLPQSPVVPEGITVADLVGRGRFPHQTLFKGWSKQDYEAVAEALEMMKITEFADRNIDELSGGQRQRVWIAMALAQQTDILFLDEPTTFLDITYQVEILDLLTELNLKYGTTIVMVLHDINLSARYADYLFALKNGRLLAEGAPKEIVTSQLIKETFDLESTVIEDPVSKTPLIVPIGRYHSENAI
- the phnL gene encoding phosphonate C-P lyase system protein PhnL; translated protein: MGMISVENLQKSFTIHHLNKTLPALQGISFDVSEGRFLGIVGKSGSGKSTILKSIYRTYEPQMGKILFQSEVFGTIDLVRATPREVVYLRKHEIGYVSQFLNVMPRTTALELVEQSLLDLGVSKSEATVKAQEALRHFDIDEALWNSYPNMFSGGEKLRLNIACAVVKEPRLLLLDEPTASLDQSSKLKVREAIEKLKMNGTTLIGIFHDLEFMEGLCDNVFEMAKVQERELV
- a CDS encoding iron-siderophore ABC transporter substrate-binding protein, which produces MKKVKNSLFFLMLMALAVFALAACSDSSKEEEPKKEEQATNDKTEDTNKETSADEQQYPITIQHAFGETVIDKKPERVATIAWANHDVALALGVVPVGFSAANYGVQDGELMLPWTAEKVKELGEENPNIYQDTDGLDFEAIADSNPDVILAAYSGITQEDYDTLSQIAPVVAYKDIPWVTSWQDQILLNSKGMGMEEEGKQLLADTEKLIQDKVNEHPEFKGKKAAFAMFMMNDLSKFYVYTPGDPRGGFLEELGMEFPAGLQSLVTDASSFYLELSSENADALVDTEIFVVYGDDSTLATLQADPILGKVPAIQQGNVVVVGDGTPLAAAGTPSPLSIAYTIDEYVSLISAAAKNVK
- a CDS encoding PhnD/SsuA/transferrin family substrate-binding protein, coding for MSKKLVLLMTMILCAIFLAACNSEEGAANAKMNDPLVMVWYPNESGSEMAGARDAFGKIFEEATGRKVEQKLTTDYAIAIESIASGNAQVAFMGPQGYIEANNKSADVQPIVVPSGSSGTLEDAVYYSWLAVPKDKADEYKVNGEFAIDTIAGKKFSFVSASSTSGFKVPSSSIIAHFTKQDAYKALTQDDLIEANALFPEVLFGDSHQGSAVNMIMERADVAAFCDTCVSAYVDLVEGEANTAGAVYRVKDDAAAPFNNLPGEEFVLISATPVLNSPFVVNTSALTEEEITKLTELLISDETTNDPTIFVPKDSGEIGLFYKSGDERFVKVEDAWFDPIRKLSE
- a CDS encoding ATP-binding cassette domain-containing protein; its protein translation is MKEQPILQVQKLSKQYGKGCSHCQEGTAQLEKNFCPICKTVYACRDISFELYRGEILGIVGESGSGKSTLMKSLYFDEPITRGVGLLADFENGTANIFEQSRQQQRLIRNTILGMVYQNPMLGLNMEFSSMSNIAEKQIAAGNRHVHNMEQRSLELLEHVNIPLFRSKEAPKNFSGGMQQRVQIAKALSNNPPVLLLDEVTTGLDLSVQADVLDLIKSIQRELNISMIVVSHDLAVIRMLADRTIVMLNGQIIEHGLTDQVLEDPQHAYTQQLVYSLL
- a CDS encoding PhnE/PtxC family ABC transporter permease, giving the protein MTQVSLLQGIHMKNGKIKTRTLTKATVTVRAVIIFLSIFTFVGPFLLKYAAIDWPTAIVYTLDNLKMMFLQPAFNQITFSTAITQILITLSLAFLATILGAVLSFFLAISTAKNLAPASLSNAIIAFNSVIRAVPTVLWVLIFAIVAGLGAVAAVLGMMLHTMAYLTKAYAESFEEIEEGTIEALRAAGANWWHIIFHCVVPQSASYLVSWTFLRFETNYGVAIAMGAAAAAGGIGFELFMSSSFYYDLHEVGMITYCALIVAIVLEVMALQIKKHLTTH
- the phnM gene encoding phosphonate metabolism protein PhnM — encoded protein: MFAIVNGVIVTEQQFLYDYVVFIEGTTIQQIVHQSEAQLDGVETIDANGGYVSPGFVDIHSDYIETIVSPRPNSVMNMNIGLRESERILMTHGITTIFHSLSYYGDDKYSHKAIRNPENVQKCVDAISASHDEPHLIRHRLHARFEIDSVDQLQQLEENILDGKVHLLSFMDHTPGQGQYRNLEIYKDIMRGYRTMTDYEADTLIKEQIDKEKITLEDIERLSRLAISRNIAVASHDDDDVQKLALVQSYGTTISEFPITLDVAKEAKRLGLQTIAGAPNILLGGSHTGNLSAAEAVQAHVIDIICSDYYPPAMLHGIFELANKYEEDLHALFQLVTINPARAVNMAHEIGSITVGKKADIIIIEQMADGYPVVTSTIVDGKVILQTNYR
- a CDS encoding PHP domain-containing protein; this encodes MMKVDLHMHSTYSDGSTTLEELFQQAKAAGLTHISVVDHDTLDHVEEGQQLAQKYALHFIPGIEISAYDFERGRKVHMLGYQLHGECAHIRQLCQPLLTRRHEHTLWQLRQIQEAGFAVTEEQACERISKAGVLYKQHIMAALTTTAFDSKDYQTLYKSLFKNNGVAASDIRYVDAFDALHAIKADGGIAVLAHPGQLDSYDIAEQLIAEGLDGIELVHPDHNEHDYERIVMMANKHGLLMTGGSDFHGRYGIEVTLGKHIMQHLHIPSFVNA
- a CDS encoding FecCD family ABC transporter permease, whose amino-acid sequence is MMNETLKSIMKGRQQRKRRFVITTSVLIAISLLLCGAMLMLGNTIYPVRDVVRVLLGEDVQGASFAVSTIRLPRMLAAVFTGFAFGVGGYIFQTMLRNPLANPNVIGITAGSSAAAVFCIIVLQASNIIVSFASIVGGLSTVLIIYVLSKSSSFAIGRLILIGIGIQAMLNAFISYLMIIGNTHDIPSAMRWLSGSLNGAKMETLYPLIFVVIVFTPILFVYSNRLEMLELGEHAATSLGVNTNKTRIILIVCSVLVIALATATTGPIAFVSFLAGPIAKRIAGVGFSNILPAGLIGVILVLAADLIGQFAFTARYPVGVITGIIGAPYLIYLLIRINRKGDI
- a CDS encoding PhnE/PtxC family ABC transporter permease; translation: MTTRNFLRMKKWKMTGIIMLLLVITYGSSMVTNFNIWQGVKSVPGTITWIMTNLIPDAEAMANLPKVLSRLWETIVLSVIASTTAAVFAFFFAIFGSKTTQLNRPLAFCTRLIASIFRNIPVVAWALVLVISFGHNVVTGYFALFISTFGTLVRMFVETIDEASADGVEALNATGATYFQMVFKGVLPDTMPQMLSWLFYMIETNIRSATLIGLLTGTGIGYLFDLHYKRLDYGTLGLITLSIIVIVIAIEFTSNKVRRMIL